The following are from one region of the Nostoc cf. commune SO-36 genome:
- a CDS encoding urea amidolyase associated protein UAAP2 yields the protein MVATLPIELDPARAIYDQELAARQPWSKIIKKGQILRIIDLLGNQAVDTLIYNADDTSERYSAPDTIVRQGNIFITTGTQLISNEGNVMMTVIQDQCGKHDTLGGACSMESNSVRYALHKKHLHACVENYLLELSKYEMNKRDLVSNVNFYMNVPVNEDGTLEIVDGISEAGKIIDLRAEMDVMVLISNCPQINNPCNAYNPTPVRLIVWDAA from the coding sequence ATGGTCGCAACATTACCCATCGAACTCGATCCAGCAAGAGCAATTTATGATCAGGAGTTGGCTGCCCGTCAGCCCTGGTCTAAGATCATCAAAAAAGGGCAAATTTTGCGGATTATCGATTTACTAGGCAATCAAGCCGTTGACACACTAATTTACAACGCTGATGATACCTCAGAGCGTTATAGCGCTCCCGATACCATTGTCCGCCAAGGTAATATTTTCATTACTACAGGCACGCAGTTGATTTCCAACGAAGGAAACGTGATGATGACCGTCATTCAGGATCAATGTGGCAAACACGATACGCTGGGCGGGGCGTGTAGCATGGAAAGCAACTCAGTGCGCTATGCGCTGCACAAGAAGCATCTACACGCTTGTGTCGAGAATTACTTGCTGGAACTGAGCAAGTACGAGATGAACAAACGCGATCTCGTCAGCAATGTGAATTTCTACATGAATGTTCCTGTCAACGAAGATGGCACATTGGAAATTGTCGATGGGATTTCCGAAGCCGGGAAGATCATCGATCTACGGGCAGAGATGGATGTGATGGTGTTGATTTCTAACTGTCCGCAAATCAACAACCCATGCAATGCTTACAATCCTACGCCAGTTAGGTTGATTGTTTGGGACGCAGCTTGA
- a CDS encoding urea amidolyase associated protein UAAP1, translating to MQASTLPNLEAIDPSLILLDEKLPGGAYWHYVIKRGNTLRVTDLEGSQGVSMICYNADSPIERLNVADTAKIQFNAFVKKGMVIYSDMGRILFSITEDTSGHHDLICGCSNAASNAAKYGEGTYNKYGESDYNNSRNNFLKALGKRGLTRKDLMPNLNLFSRVAVHPNGDLEYVTGNEKPGSFIDLRAEMNVLVIISNCPHVLHPDTVYKPKPIQLTVWKSSAPAPDDLCRTANEEVIRGFINTDALFAQD from the coding sequence GTGCAAGCATCTACTCTGCCGAATCTAGAGGCAATTGATCCAAGCCTGATTTTGCTCGATGAAAAGCTGCCTGGTGGCGCGTATTGGCACTACGTCATCAAACGGGGAAATACCCTGCGTGTGACTGATTTGGAAGGATCTCAGGGTGTTTCCATGATTTGCTACAACGCCGATAGCCCAATTGAACGGCTGAACGTAGCAGATACCGCCAAGATTCAGTTCAACGCCTTCGTGAAAAAAGGCATGGTAATTTACTCTGATATGGGACGCATTCTGTTCTCCATCACAGAGGATACCTCCGGCCATCACGATTTAATCTGTGGTTGCAGCAATGCTGCTAGCAATGCTGCCAAATATGGCGAAGGGACTTACAACAAATATGGCGAAAGCGATTACAATAACTCCCGTAATAATTTCCTTAAAGCCTTGGGCAAGCGTGGTTTAACTCGTAAAGACTTAATGCCTAACCTTAATTTATTTAGCCGAGTCGCAGTGCATCCAAATGGAGACTTGGAATATGTTACAGGCAATGAAAAACCAGGCAGTTTTATTGATTTACGGGCGGAAATGAATGTGTTGGTGATTATTTCCAACTGTCCCCATGTGTTACACCCCGATACAGTATACAAGCCTAAGCCAATTCAGCTTACCGTTTGGAAATCATCTGCACCAGCACCGGACGATTTGTGTCGCACTGCAAATGAAGAAGTGATTCGTGGTTTCATTAACACTGATGCATTATTTGCTCAGGATTAG
- a CDS encoding SDR family NAD(P)-dependent oxidoreductase translates to MNKTSESRQKRTALITGAASGIGYQLTQIFARHNYNLVLVDKNEQKLTEIIDEFPQKFGISVKTFVKDLSIPTSPEEIFTELQQESIKIDVLVNNAGFGTYGVFNETDLTIELQMLQVNMVSLTHLTKLFLKDMVEQNYGKILNVASAAAFQPGPLMAVYFATKAYVLSFSEAIANELEGTGVSVTVLCPGPTASEFQQTAAMEDSKIASVNRMMDTETVARIGYRGLMKNKTVVVPGMRNKILTESIRFTPRNLVTKVVRSMHELKKNR, encoded by the coding sequence ATGAATAAAACATCTGAAAGTCGGCAAAAAAGAACTGCTCTAATTACAGGAGCAGCTAGCGGGATAGGGTATCAATTAACCCAAATTTTTGCTCGTCATAATTATAATCTTGTGTTAGTAGATAAAAATGAACAAAAACTTACTGAAATCATAGATGAGTTTCCGCAAAAGTTTGGCATCTCTGTCAAAACTTTTGTTAAGGATTTATCTATCCCAACATCTCCAGAAGAGATTTTCACAGAGCTACAGCAAGAATCGATCAAAATTGATGTGCTGGTTAACAATGCTGGCTTTGGTACTTATGGAGTATTTAACGAAACAGACTTGACTATTGAACTGCAAATGCTTCAGGTAAATATGGTCAGCCTGACTCATTTAACTAAGTTGTTTCTTAAAGATATGGTCGAGCAAAACTATGGAAAAATATTAAATGTAGCCTCAGCAGCGGCTTTTCAACCAGGGCCTCTAATGGCAGTTTATTTTGCGACAAAAGCTTATGTATTATCATTTTCAGAAGCGATCGCTAATGAATTAGAGGGCACAGGTGTCAGCGTAACTGTTCTTTGTCCAGGGCCAACTGCATCAGAATTTCAACAAACTGCTGCAATGGAAGATTCAAAAATTGCTAGCGTTAATAGAATGATGGATACAGAAACCGTCGCTAGAATTGGTTATCGGGGCTTAATGAAAAATAAAACCGTTGTCGTTCCTGGGATGAGAAATAAAATATTGACTGAAAGCATCAGATTTACACCCAGAAATTTAGTAACAAAGGTTGTCAGAAGTATGCATGAACTTAAAAAAAATAGGTAG
- a CDS encoding threo-3-hydroxy-L-aspartate ammonia-lyase, protein MPQHNSVTITDLQAAQKRILGIAHRTPVLTSRTFNDRTNSQVFFKCENFQRTGAFKFRGAYNALAQLSAAQKQTGVLTYSSGNHAQAIALAGQLLNISTTIVMPDDAPAVKQTATRGYGAEIILYNRQETNREELAQKLASDRSLTLIPPYDHPHVVAGQGTTALELIQEVGKLDLLLVCCGGGGLLSGCAIAAKALLPNCKVIGVEPALADDATRSFHTKTLQTVKNPHTIADGARTPSLGKITFPLVLDYVDDMVTVSEEAILRTMFFLWERLKIVVEPTGVLAAAALLEGVVTAPKARIGVIISGGNVDLAQVGKLFSVGLN, encoded by the coding sequence ATGCCACAACATAATTCTGTTACTATAACTGACTTGCAAGCAGCACAAAAGCGCATTTTGGGGATTGCCCACCGCACACCTGTGCTTACTTCTAGAACCTTTAACGATCGCACCAATAGCCAAGTATTCTTTAAGTGCGAAAACTTTCAACGCACGGGGGCATTTAAATTTAGAGGTGCGTACAATGCCCTAGCCCAACTATCAGCAGCCCAAAAACAAACAGGCGTTCTCACCTATTCATCGGGAAATCATGCCCAAGCGATCGCTTTAGCTGGGCAATTACTCAATATTTCCACCACCATTGTCATGCCTGATGATGCACCTGCTGTTAAACAAACTGCTACTCGTGGCTATGGTGCAGAGATAATTTTATACAATCGCCAAGAAACAAACCGGGAAGAATTAGCCCAAAAATTAGCAAGCGATCGCTCTTTGACACTTATTCCCCCTTACGATCATCCTCATGTAGTCGCCGGACAGGGTACAACTGCTTTAGAACTGATTCAAGAAGTTGGTAAATTAGACTTGCTATTAGTTTGTTGTGGCGGTGGCGGATTACTTTCAGGATGTGCGATCGCAGCCAAAGCACTTTTACCCAATTGTAAAGTAATCGGCGTAGAACCAGCACTTGCCGACGATGCTACCCGCTCCTTTCACACCAAAACTCTGCAAACAGTCAAAAATCCTCATACCATCGCCGATGGTGCGCGGACTCCTAGCCTGGGTAAAATTACTTTCCCCTTAGTGCTGGATTACGTCGATGATATGGTGACGGTATCAGAAGAAGCAATTCTTCGCACCATGTTTTTCTTGTGGGAACGTCTGAAAATTGTCGTTGAACCTACGGGAGTACTCGCAGCAGCAGCCTTACTCGAAGGTGTGGTGACAGCACCAAAGGCGAGGATTGGTGTCATCATCAGTGGTGGAAATGTAGATTTGGCGCAAGTTGGTAAATTGTTTTCTGTGGGATTGAATTGA
- a CDS encoding B12-binding domain-containing radical SAM protein, producing the protein MTVNLKSLENQINVAADSKTAPVTQGTRYVPSHHRRILCIFPKYSRSFGTFHHAYPLMGNVRAFMPPQGILIVAAYLPKQWEVRFIDENVKSATRADYNWADVVIVSGMHIQKPQINQINELAHRAGKITVVGGPSVSGCPEYYPEFDILHLGELGDASDRMIEYLDQNSQRPQAQIRFETKERLPLTEFPTPSYHLLNINNYFLANVQFSSGCPYHCEFCDIPELYGNSPRMKTPEQVVAELDAMRQSGNLGAVYFVDDNFVGDRRAAMKLLPHLIDWQKRNGYPIQFACEATLNLAQSPKLLEMMREAYFCTIFCGIETPEPNALHAISKDHNLSMPILKAIQVLNSYGMEVVSGIIIGLDTDTPETADRIIEFMRASQIPMLTINLLHALPRTPLWRRLEAEGRLLFDESRESNVEFLMPYEQVVEMWRRCITTAYEPEFLYQRFAYNMEHTYPNRIEVPNSPSRTSGANIRKGLTYLANILLRIGLFSNYRQTFWKMAKPALKAGNIENLIHVGLVGHHLIKFAQDCAKNEESASFYSQRIVTKVRS; encoded by the coding sequence ATGACTGTGAATTTAAAGTCTTTAGAGAATCAAATTAACGTAGCGGCCGATTCCAAAACCGCTCCTGTGACTCAAGGAACACGCTACGTTCCTTCGCACCATCGACGCATTCTGTGTATTTTTCCCAAGTACAGCCGCTCCTTTGGTACTTTTCATCACGCTTACCCACTCATGGGTAATGTCCGGGCTTTTATGCCACCCCAAGGTATTTTAATTGTGGCTGCCTACTTACCTAAACAATGGGAAGTCCGGTTTATTGATGAGAATGTCAAATCAGCAACCCGGGCTGATTATAACTGGGCTGATGTGGTGATTGTGAGTGGAATGCATATCCAGAAACCACAGATTAATCAAATTAATGAACTTGCCCATCGAGCCGGGAAAATTACCGTTGTCGGTGGCCCCTCAGTATCTGGTTGTCCAGAATATTACCCTGAATTTGATATTTTACATTTGGGTGAATTGGGAGATGCTAGCGATCGCATGATCGAATATTTAGACCAAAACTCTCAACGTCCCCAAGCGCAAATTCGCTTTGAAACCAAGGAACGTTTACCCTTAACAGAGTTTCCCACCCCATCTTATCATTTGCTGAATATTAATAATTATTTCCTGGCAAATGTGCAGTTTTCTAGCGGTTGCCCTTATCACTGCGAGTTTTGCGATATTCCCGAACTCTATGGCAACAGTCCCCGGATGAAAACACCAGAGCAAGTAGTCGCCGAGTTAGATGCAATGCGACAATCTGGCAATTTGGGGGCAGTGTATTTTGTTGATGATAACTTTGTTGGCGATCGCCGCGCCGCCATGAAGTTACTTCCGCACCTGATTGACTGGCAAAAACGCAATGGCTACCCAATCCAGTTTGCCTGTGAAGCAACGCTCAACCTAGCTCAAAGTCCAAAGCTGCTAGAAATGATGCGTGAAGCTTATTTCTGCACAATCTTTTGCGGCATCGAAACACCAGAACCAAATGCTCTCCATGCGATTTCTAAAGACCACAATCTGAGTATGCCAATCTTAAAAGCGATTCAGGTTTTAAATAGTTATGGCATGGAAGTAGTATCAGGAATCATCATCGGGTTAGATACAGATACACCAGAAACCGCAGACCGAATTATCGAATTTATGCGGGCATCGCAAATTCCCATGTTGACAATTAACCTGCTTCATGCATTACCGAGAACTCCATTATGGCGGAGATTAGAAGCAGAAGGGCGACTTCTGTTTGATGAAAGCCGCGAATCAAATGTTGAATTTTTGATGCCTTACGAGCAAGTTGTTGAGATGTGGCGGCGCTGCATTACAACTGCTTATGAGCCGGAATTTTTATATCAGCGATTTGCCTACAACATGGAACACACTTATCCAAATCGCATCGAAGTTCCTAACAGCCCATCTCGCACTTCTGGGGCTAATATTCGCAAAGGTTTAACTTATTTAGCTAATATTTTGCTGCGAATAGGCTTATTTAGTAACTATCGTCAGACTTTCTGGAAAATGGCCAAGCCAGCACTAAAAGCAGGTAACATCGAAAACTTGATTCACGTTGGACTTGTCGGACACCATTTAATTAAGTTTGCCCAAGATTGCGCCAAAAATGAAGAATCAGCTTCGTTTTATTCCCAGAGAATTGTTACGAAAGTTCGTAGTTAA
- a CDS encoding MBL fold metallo-hydrolase, with protein MCPIGGAFFDGFSRGPKAHLVCHCLLIETQQGLVLIDTGFGLRDIQSPYSRLSPFFIHFNGIEFDKKYTALDQIEKLGFSARDVRHIVLTHLDFDHAGGLEDFPEATVHVMQTEMETAQDRHGFIAKRRFRPEQWDEVKHWKYYSAGGEPWFGFEAVRNLDGLPPEILLIPLAGHTRGHAGIAIDTPEGWLLHAGDAYFYRHEMDSAKRRCTPGLRAYQWMMEVDRNARLLNQDRLRALSSDRNQDVRLFCSHDAIEFKAFTDQSSVQNEKVHQ; from the coding sequence ATGTGTCCAATTGGTGGGGCCTTCTTCGATGGCTTCAGTCGCGGCCCGAAGGCTCACCTCGTCTGCCACTGTCTGCTCATCGAGACACAGCAGGGACTTGTTCTCATTGATACGGGCTTCGGACTGCGCGATATTCAGTCTCCTTACTCTCGTCTCAGCCCGTTCTTCATTCATTTCAATGGCATCGAGTTTGATAAAAAATACACGGCACTCGATCAAATTGAGAAGTTGGGATTTTCCGCGCGAGATGTGCGTCATATTGTGCTTACTCACCTCGATTTCGATCATGCCGGTGGTCTAGAGGATTTCCCGGAAGCAACCGTCCACGTAATGCAGACTGAGATGGAAACCGCCCAGGATCGGCATGGCTTCATTGCTAAAAGGCGCTTTCGTCCCGAACAGTGGGACGAGGTTAAGCATTGGAAGTATTATTCGGCGGGAGGCGAACCTTGGTTCGGTTTTGAAGCAGTACGTAACCTCGACGGACTACCGCCAGAGATTCTCCTCATCCCCCTTGCTGGTCACACACGGGGTCATGCTGGTATCGCCATCGATACACCAGAGGGTTGGCTTCTACACGCAGGTGATGCCTACTTTTATCGGCACGAGATGGACTCAGCTAAAAGACGCTGCACACCAGGTTTACGCGCCTACCAATGGATGATGGAAGTGGATCGCAATGCTCGGTTGCTCAATCAAGATCGACTACGCGCATTATCAAGCGATCGCAATCAGGACGTGCGCCTGTTCTGTAGTCATGATGCTATTGAGTTCAAAGCGTTCACTGATCAATCTAGCGTTCAAAACGAGAAAGTTCATCAATAA
- a CDS encoding CDP-alcohol phosphatidyltransferase family protein, with the protein MTTKPWDAQLAYWLVRPLKDSWVNPNHLTTLRLLTGLLATAALAVGSADWANIGAGLFVLSNFLDHTDGELARLSGKSSKFGYLYDLASDTAINVLLFVGIGYGLRNSYLGDWTLLMGLVSGVSVASIFACIFQWQNKIEQKLGKDASRPPNFAGFDIEDVLYLFPLVTLLQGLVPLLIAATIGAPAFAIWFFWKYRLLLQTEE; encoded by the coding sequence ATGACTACAAAGCCTTGGGATGCTCAACTTGCTTACTGGCTAGTTCGACCTCTAAAAGACAGTTGGGTAAACCCCAATCATCTCACCACACTCAGACTCCTGACTGGATTGCTAGCCACAGCAGCCTTGGCAGTTGGTAGTGCAGACTGGGCTAACATCGGGGCTGGGCTGTTTGTGTTATCGAACTTTTTGGATCACACAGACGGTGAATTAGCCCGTTTAAGTGGAAAAAGCAGCAAATTTGGTTACTTATATGATTTAGCTAGTGATACAGCTATTAACGTTCTCTTGTTTGTGGGTATTGGGTATGGACTGAGGAACAGCTACCTTGGTGATTGGACATTGCTGATGGGCTTAGTATCAGGTGTATCTGTTGCTTCAATTTTTGCTTGCATTTTCCAATGGCAAAATAAGATAGAGCAAAAACTAGGTAAAGATGCCAGTCGTCCTCCTAATTTTGCTGGATTTGACATTGAAGATGTGCTGTATTTGTTTCCGCTAGTGACTCTGTTGCAGGGACTAGTACCATTGCTTATCGCAGCTACAATTGGCGCACCAGCTTTTGCAATATGGTTTTTTTGGAAATATCGCTTACTTCTCCAGACGGAAGAATGA
- a CDS encoding phosphocholine cytidylyltransferase family protein — MKAIILAAGVGRRLGKDGQIQPKCLLKFNGKSLLERHFNYLRHYQIDEVVIAVGYQAQKIQDEIKALGAESWVSTIYNPDYTKGSTISLWTVRQHLVAGDDILLMDADVLCDRRIIERLVKTNIPNSFLLDRDFEPGDEPVKLCVRDNYLVEFRKQVAPGLAYDFAGESVGFFRFGSAVAQRLAIRTEQYVTDGRENEPYEEVIRDLLLETPETFGYEDITGLPWLEIDFPQDIQRAQNDILPQIEVAENF; from the coding sequence ATGAAGGCAATTATCTTAGCTGCTGGCGTTGGACGACGCTTAGGTAAAGACGGGCAAATCCAACCCAAATGCTTACTGAAGTTTAACGGCAAATCTCTACTAGAGCGCCATTTTAACTATCTCCGTCATTACCAAATTGATGAAGTAGTGATTGCTGTGGGTTATCAAGCACAAAAAATTCAGGATGAAATCAAAGCATTAGGAGCCGAAAGTTGGGTTAGTACAATTTATAATCCTGACTACACCAAAGGCAGTACAATCAGCCTTTGGACTGTACGTCAGCATTTAGTTGCTGGCGATGACATATTATTAATGGATGCAGATGTATTGTGCGATCGCCGCATCATCGAACGATTGGTAAAGACAAATATCCCCAACAGCTTCTTATTAGATCGGGATTTTGAACCGGGAGATGAACCCGTGAAGCTTTGTGTTAGAGATAATTATCTAGTGGAGTTTCGTAAACAAGTAGCTCCTGGTTTAGCTTATGATTTTGCCGGTGAGTCAGTGGGATTCTTTCGTTTTGGAAGTGCTGTTGCTCAACGTCTTGCGATTCGCACAGAACAATATGTTACAGACGGACGCGAGAATGAACCTTATGAAGAAGTAATTCGGGATCTATTATTAGAAACTCCAGAAACATTTGGTTACGAAGACATCACTGGATTACCTTGGCTCGAAATCGATTTTCCCCAAGATATTCAACGCGCTCAAAACGATATTTTACCTCAGATAGAAGTCGCAGAAAATTTCTGA
- the aepX gene encoding phosphoenolpyruvate mutase has translation MHPIFAPNDTSAKLNKCAQLRLLLESPQLDFIMEAHNGISARIVEEAGFKGIWASGLALSAQYGVRDNNEASWTQVVEMLEFMSDVTSIPILLDGDTGYGNFNNMRRLVKKLEQRGIAGVCIEDKLFPKTNSFINGSRQALADIDEFCGKIKAGKDSQTDPDFCIVARLEALIAGWDLSEALRRAEAYHAAGATAILIHSKSSRPDQVLAFAKEWASRSPLVFIPTKYYSTPTDVFRKAEVNLVIWANHLIRAAVASMQAIAREVKASETLINIEDDIASVKEIFRLQGADELIEAEKRYFNNGRQNTQAIVLAASRGQELAGLTQDKPKVMLPLGGKPLLRLLVDKFKKLAINDITVVAGYKAETINVPGIKVIRNPDYETTGELASLAVAQANFGEEMLVLYGDLLFRSYILQDLLECPGEIVAVVDSVANNKSVSGSPDYAYCSIADDLSLFGQDVNLLNVSKTTQTQLGKSSGRWIGMLRLRSQGRQWVSEALNELQKRPEFNSLGLPELCNYLIEQGKPIKVLYIRGNWLDVNSLDDLDLAFQLKQ, from the coding sequence ATGCATCCAATATTTGCACCCAATGACACCTCTGCAAAATTAAATAAATGTGCCCAATTGCGGTTATTACTAGAATCGCCTCAACTCGACTTCATTATGGAAGCTCACAATGGCATTAGCGCCCGCATTGTAGAAGAGGCTGGATTTAAAGGAATTTGGGCGAGTGGATTAGCCCTTTCTGCTCAATATGGCGTTCGAGATAATAATGAAGCCAGTTGGACTCAAGTTGTAGAAATGCTGGAGTTCATGTCTGATGTCACCAGCATCCCGATTTTATTAGACGGAGATACTGGTTATGGCAACTTTAATAATATGCGTCGCTTGGTTAAAAAATTAGAACAGCGAGGTATTGCTGGAGTCTGTATTGAAGATAAACTTTTTCCCAAAACCAACAGCTTTATCAACGGGAGTCGCCAAGCTTTAGCTGATATTGATGAATTCTGCGGCAAAATTAAGGCGGGTAAAGATAGTCAGACAGATCCAGATTTTTGCATCGTTGCCCGACTCGAAGCTTTGATCGCCGGCTGGGATCTTTCGGAGGCGCTGCGCCGAGCTGAAGCTTACCATGCCGCCGGAGCAACCGCGATCTTGATTCACAGTAAATCATCGCGCCCCGATCAAGTGCTAGCCTTTGCTAAAGAATGGGCGAGTCGTTCCCCGTTAGTGTTTATACCGACTAAATATTACAGCACACCTACCGATGTTTTTCGCAAAGCTGAAGTTAATTTGGTCATTTGGGCAAACCATCTGATTCGAGCTGCTGTTGCTAGTATGCAAGCGATCGCGCGTGAAGTGAAAGCCAGCGAAACTTTAATCAACATTGAAGATGATATTGCTTCCGTAAAAGAAATTTTCCGGCTACAGGGCGCGGATGAACTCATAGAAGCTGAAAAACGCTATTTTAACAACGGGCGACAAAATACCCAAGCGATCGTTCTGGCTGCTAGCAGAGGCCAAGAATTAGCCGGATTGACGCAAGATAAACCAAAAGTAATGTTACCCCTTGGCGGTAAACCTTTACTCAGGTTATTGGTGGATAAATTCAAGAAACTTGCTATCAATGATATTACCGTTGTCGCCGGTTACAAAGCAGAAACCATCAATGTTCCGGGGATTAAAGTCATCCGCAACCCAGATTATGAAACAACGGGAGAATTAGCATCTTTAGCCGTAGCTCAAGCCAACTTTGGCGAAGAGATGCTGGTGCTTTACGGGGATTTACTATTTAGAAGCTACATCCTGCAAGACTTATTAGAATGTCCCGGAGAAATTGTAGCTGTAGTTGATTCTGTAGCCAACAACAAGTCTGTTAGCGGTTCACCTGATTACGCTTATTGCTCAATTGCAGACGATCTTTCTCTGTTTGGACAGGATGTCAACCTGTTGAATGTTTCTAAAACCACACAAACGCAATTAGGAAAGTCTAGCGGCCGCTGGATTGGGATGTTGCGCTTGCGGAGTCAAGGTAGACAATGGGTTAGTGAAGCACTCAATGAGTTGCAAAAACGACCGGAATTTAACAGTCTGGGTTTGCCAGAATTATGCAATTATTTAATCGAGCAAGGCAAACCGATCAAGGTGCTTTATATTCGCGGTAACTGGTTAGATGTTAATTCTTTAGATGATCTTGACCTTGCTTTTCAATTAAAACAATAG
- the aepY gene encoding phosphonopyruvate decarboxylase, translated as MSSKVGVPSSEAEVLSSKVGVPSSEVEVPSSEVEVPSSEVGVPSSKPQVPSSEVEVPSSKLEVPSSKPEVPSSEAQVIIFPLNSPVPNPPSPLPTPHSPVLIMIQAKEFVEAARNLGFGWYTGVPCSFLTPFINYVINDVQLRYISAANEGDAVAIAAGAAIAGKPAVVMMQNSGLGNAVNPLTSLTYIFRIPLLLICTLRGDYLLQDEPQHQLMGQITEKLLETMTIPWEFFPKDAAEIEPVLQRATAYMQQERRPYALIMRKGAIAPHALTRCSIPERENSANAYIQQNFFRDRKEQRISRSEALARIVELTDPENTVVIATTGYTGRELFASKDSANHLYMVGSMGCASSMGLGLSLARPDLKVVVIDGDGAALMRMGNFATIGTYGGANLTHILLDNEVHDSTGAQATVSAGISFAKIAEACGYGVTLAGDDPALLDALFTADANTRPKFAHLKIRPGTLEKLPRPNLTPEAVLQRFMKHIGNS; from the coding sequence TTGAGTTCAAAGGTTGGAGTTCCGAGTTCTGAGGCTGAAGTTTTGAGTTCAAAGGTTGGAGTTCCAAGTTCAGAGGTCGAAGTTCCGAGTTCTGAGGTTGAAGTTCCGAGTTCTGAGGTTGGAGTTCCGAGTTCAAAGCCTCAAGTTCCAAGTTCAGAGGTCGAAGTTCCGAGTTCAAAGCTTGAAGTTCCGAGTTCAAAGCCTGAAGTTCCGAGTTCTGAAGCTCAAGTAATCATCTTTCCTCTCAACTCCCCAGTCCCCAATCCCCCTTCCCCACTCCCTACTCCCCACTCCCCAGTTTTAATTATGATCCAGGCAAAAGAATTTGTAGAAGCTGCGCGTAATCTTGGCTTTGGGTGGTACACTGGCGTACCCTGTTCTTTTCTCACGCCTTTTATTAACTACGTCATCAATGACGTTCAACTTAGATACATCTCCGCAGCCAATGAGGGAGATGCTGTAGCGATCGCAGCTGGAGCAGCAATTGCTGGTAAACCCGCAGTAGTGATGATGCAAAACTCTGGTTTGGGAAATGCAGTTAACCCGTTAACCTCCCTAACTTATATCTTTCGGATTCCACTGCTGCTGATTTGTACCCTGCGAGGCGATTACCTATTACAAGACGAACCCCAACATCAATTAATGGGGCAAATCACAGAGAAATTGCTAGAAACAATGACTATACCTTGGGAATTTTTTCCCAAAGACGCAGCAGAAATAGAACCCGTTCTGCAAAGAGCCACAGCCTACATGCAACAAGAACGCCGTCCTTATGCTTTAATCATGCGTAAAGGAGCGATCGCCCCCCATGCTCTCACCCGTTGTTCTATCCCCGAACGAGAAAATAGTGCTAACGCTTATATTCAGCAAAACTTTTTTCGCGATCGCAAAGAACAACGCATTTCTCGCAGCGAAGCATTAGCTCGGATTGTGGAACTTACCGATCCAGAAAACACTGTAGTAATTGCCACCACCGGATACACAGGACGGGAACTCTTCGCTAGTAAAGACAGCGCCAATCATCTTTATATGGTCGGCTCAATGGGCTGCGCTTCCTCAATGGGGTTAGGATTATCCTTAGCACGTCCAGACCTGAAGGTAGTAGTAATTGATGGCGATGGGGCAGCATTAATGCGAATGGGTAATTTTGCAACCATCGGCACTTATGGCGGTGCTAACTTGACCCATATTCTTTTAGATAATGAAGTCCACGATTCCACAGGCGCACAAGCCACCGTTTCTGCGGGTATTTCCTTTGCCAAAATTGCCGAAGCGTGCGGCTATGGTGTCACATTAGCCGGAGATGATCCCGCCCTTTTAGATGCCTTATTTACCGCAGATGCTAACACCAGACCTAAATTTGCTCATTTAAAGATCCGTCCCGGAACTTTAGAAAAACTACCCAGACCCAACCTCACCCCGGAGGCAGTTTTACAACGCTTTATGAAACACATTGGTAATTCGTAA